In Silene latifolia isolate original U9 population chromosome 3, ASM4854445v1, whole genome shotgun sequence, a single window of DNA contains:
- the LOC141645914 gene encoding putative inorganic phosphate transporter 1-3: protein MAKQEQLQVLNALDVAKTQWYHFTTIIIAGMGFFTDAYDLFCISLVTRLLGRIYYQVEGAKKPGSLPINVAAAVSGVALCGTLAGQLFFGWLGDKMGRKKVYGMTLVLMVFSSLSSGLSFGNSAKGVMTTLCFFRFWLGFGVGGDYPLSATIMSEYANKKTRGAFVAAVFAMQGMGILAGGVVALIVSSAFENKFKPPSYAENPALSLPEESDYIWRIVLMFGAIPAALTYYWRMKMPETARYTALVAKNAKLAASDMSKVLKVEIEAEEERVDQIAKSDKNQFGLFTVQFARQYGLKLLGTTSTWFLLDIAFYSQNLFQRDVFTSVGWIGPSENMSAIKEVYVIARAQTLIALCGTVPGYWFTVAFIDIIGRWIIQMMGFIMMTIFMFAIAFPYAHWQKKENRIGFIVMYGLTFFFANFGPNATTFIVPAEIFPARLRSTCHGISAATGKAGAIIGAFAFVYLSQDPDPAKREHGYPAGIGKKNSLIILGVINFIGMLFTFLVPEPNGLSLEEASGEVEEDSSHNERQGSA, encoded by the coding sequence GCGGGAATGGGATTTTTCACGGATGCTTATGACTTGTTTTGCATCTCCCTAGTGACAAGGTTATTGGGACGGATATACTACCAAGTTGAGGGTGCGAAGAAACCAGGGTCACTACCAATCAATGTGGCAGCGGCCGTGAGCGGGGTGGCCCTATGTGGGACCCTTGCAGGTCAACTTTTCTTCGGTTGGCTAGGGGACAAGATGGGGAGAAAGAAGGTTTACGGTATGACCTTGGTCCTTATGGTTTTCTCCTCCTTATCCTCGGGGCTTTCCTTTGGAAATAGCGCTAAGGGGGTGATGACCACTCTCTGCTTCTTCCGCTTCTGGCTCGGATTTGGTGTTGGTGGGGACTACCCTTTGTCCGCCACTATCATGTCTGAGTATGCCAACAAGAAGACACGAGGAGCCTTCGTGGCTGCCGTCTTTGCCATGCAAGGCATGGGTATTTTGGCCGGGGGAGTAGTGGCACTCATTGTCTCATCAGCTTTTGAAAATAAATTCAAGCCCCCGTCTTATGCTGAGAACCCCGCCTTATCCCTCCCAGAGGAATCCGACTATATCTGGCGGATAGTTCTCATGTTTGGAGCCATCCCTGCGGCCCTGACCTACTACTGGCGTATGAAAATGCCTGAGACTGCTCGATATACTGCCCTTGTAGCAAAAAACGCTAAGCTGGCCGCATCTGACATGTCCAAAGTCCTAAAGGTCGAAATCGAAGCGGAGGAAGAAAGGGTGGATCAAATCGCAAAGAGCGATAAGAACCAGTTCGGTCTATTCACTGTTCAGTTTGCCCGACAGTATGGCCTTAAATTGCTGGGGACCACCTCCACCTGGTTCTTACTCGACATTGCTTTCTATAGTCAAAATCTCTTCCAAAGAGACGTCTTTACCTCAGTGGGATGGATCGGTCCCTCAGAAAACATGAGTGCCATCAAGGAGGTTTACGTGATTGCTAGAGCACAAACCCTGATTGCCCTTTGTGGGACTGTCCCTGGCTATTGGTTTACCGTCGCCTTCATCGACATCATCGGTCGATGGATCATCCAGATGATGGGTTTCATAATGATGACAATCTTCATGTTTGCCATTGCCTTCCCGTACGCACACTGGCAAAAGAAGGAGAACCGCATAGGATTTATCGTCATGTATGGCCTTACTTTCTTCTTTGCCAATTTCGGGCCAAATGCAACCACATTTATAGTCCCTGCAGAGATCTTTCCCGCTAGGCTTAGGTCCACTTGTCACGGAATATCCGCCGCCACAGGCAAAGCAGGGGCCATTATTGGCGCTTTTGCGTTCGTCTACCTCTCCCAAGATCCTGATCCGGCTAAGAGGGAGCATGGTTACCCTGCCGGTATTGGCAAGAAAAATTCCCTCATTATTCTTGGTGTTATTAACTTTATTGGAATGCTCTTCACATTCCTTGTGCCTGAGCCTAATGGTTTATCTCTTGAGGAGGCTTCTGGTGAGGTTGAGGAGGATTCATCACACAATGAACGTCAAGGATCCGCTTAA